Proteins from a single region of Aureibacter tunicatorum:
- a CDS encoding FHA domain-containing protein, which translates to MAFIKNQKTGKKHVLNYQHAIGRSKSNHLYIPLLDISRLHATIFWQLGRWFLKDHSRNGTLVDFHLIHHSVCALNKDSLIQFGGNDDTVWELCDSERPTSYILSNEDDDSFYDLGEGMLFPDSENPVCSFFRSKNSKWMLDNGDMTFEIAHKQILKIGGKEWLFFENDPLNETVVNVEIFGSILFFFKLSTDEENVDLKLRYNEWVCDLGDRVHNHLLLVLARKREKDKLKKLRVEEQGWIKNEELTVLLTKELQKDVDIYYLNILVYRIRRQLARIKPYGHILSEIIERKKGKIRIKEISYFEGKDDAWSQEFVSTKVQLISE; encoded by the coding sequence ATGGCATTTATTAAAAACCAAAAAACAGGGAAAAAGCATGTATTGAACTACCAGCATGCTATTGGAAGGTCAAAATCAAATCATCTCTATATTCCCTTGCTGGATATCTCTAGATTGCATGCTACTATATTTTGGCAATTAGGGCGTTGGTTTCTCAAAGATCACAGTCGAAATGGAACTTTGGTTGATTTTCATCTCATACATCATTCTGTATGCGCATTGAATAAGGATTCTTTGATTCAGTTTGGGGGTAATGATGATACTGTCTGGGAGTTATGCGATTCAGAAAGGCCTACAAGTTATATTTTATCCAATGAGGATGATGATAGCTTTTATGACTTGGGAGAAGGAATGTTATTCCCTGATAGTGAAAATCCTGTTTGTTCATTTTTTAGATCAAAGAACAGTAAATGGATGTTGGATAATGGAGATATGACTTTTGAAATTGCCCATAAGCAAATTCTTAAAATTGGAGGCAAGGAATGGTTGTTTTTTGAAAATGATCCTTTGAATGAAACTGTAGTGAATGTTGAAATTTTTGGATCAATTTTGTTCTTTTTTAAACTTAGCACTGACGAAGAGAATGTCGATCTCAAGTTAAGATATAATGAATGGGTTTGCGATTTGGGAGACAGAGTGCATAATCATCTTTTATTGGTATTGGCTAGAAAGAGAGAAAAAGACAAGCTAAAGAAATTAAGAGTCGAAGAACAAGGATGGATTAAAAATGAAGAGCTTACAGTATTATTGACTAAAGAACTTCAAAAAGATGTTGATATCTATTATTTGAATATTTTAGTATATAGAATTCGGCGACAATTGGCTCGAATAAAACCTTATGGGCATATTTTGTCAGAGATTATTGAGCGAAAGAAAGGTAAGATAAGGATAAAAGAGATATCTTATTTTGAAGGAAAAGATGATGCATGGTCTCAAGAATTTGTTAGTACTAAGGTGCAGTTAATAAGTGAGTGA
- a CDS encoding TerB family tellurite resistance protein, translating to MIDRNRLYDAFGELIYAIAVADGIVQGEEVRALEACLENHPRAKEIKWSFDYEKSRKTTMEYAYHKAIDTCKENGPDAEYLFFIEVLESVAHSNEMEPEQLEMIDRFETELKSKFLDDYIKENN from the coding sequence ATGATAGATAGAAATAGATTGTATGATGCTTTTGGCGAATTGATTTACGCTATTGCTGTAGCTGATGGGATTGTTCAAGGTGAAGAAGTAAGAGCTTTAGAAGCTTGTTTGGAAAATCATCCTAGGGCTAAAGAGATCAAATGGTCATTTGATTATGAGAAGTCAAGGAAGACTACTATGGAGTATGCTTATCATAAAGCTATAGATACTTGCAAGGAAAATGGGCCTGATGCTGAATATTTGTTTTTCATCGAGGTTTTAGAGTCTGTTGCGCACTCAAATGAGATGGAGCCGGAGCAATTAGAAATGATAGATCGGTTTGAAACGGAGTTGAAAAGTAAGTTTCTTGATGATTATATAAAAGAAAATAATTAG
- a CDS encoding DNA repair ATPase, which yields MKQEDLNLENNDLQLDGGTYEILKQRLRKENENLREKLGKLNGDRKGVFGSIDLSLLANERVSTEYNCVPRDMFPVGDHFLFGYNIHMGLKTETKLEDVFSFFQFENGEFHQKTLDLINDKVFKQEFNNLYKYYRDTSFAKFAKIGQHLHMVFRIGDNVQDIKTFKWMIHDHALEYVDSRSDHEFKFPSQHDFEWKRTTRDDYCEGEHPHISIEDVVFVEAVGGDLTIKVEDNTKDGKGIYNEPVKLAEQRLEDSIVEYSLIDHLVVMRIKPYQEDFRYFVYNSKLQEVKRIDTIEESCILLPEGHGLIFSDGYYLQTGEFKQFEQDLEHMLFERCIPSPNGEDFLYVFYNREKGVYFLLNYNLIEQKVENPTLCSGFSIFENGQMCLFKTDKEAKKHHVVQIWQTPFIGPDFQIKGKDDSYLYRLGNKDIVRAMAECHALMVLTSREEAYNDLYVDIIKLSTDIIDTYHWLDREEAYDLSQELHGIKSTAVQAVDEYEKVRQIRKNTQDKFDEVTKKADELIRKLKRENPHVIDDFVSYLTSLRTVRGEVISLKTLRYVNEVAVEEYDKELEDFTKNVSKSCASFLLKEDALNPYKEKVTTIDQEIEKVAKVIDANKQEENIVKVSSELEMLIEIVSNLDIEDATETTRIIDSISEIYASFNQIKASLKRKRKQLLGEEGKAEFNAQIKLIDQGVVNYIDLCDTPDKCDEYLTKLMVQLEELEGKFSEFDEFIDTISQKREELYNAFESKKISLVEARNRRANTLNQAAERIIKSVRSRVSRFDDVNEINGYFASDLMVDKLRGIVKELEELGDTVKSDDIQSKLKSVKEESIRQLKDKSELFAEGENLIQLGNHKFTVNTQGLGLTMVHKDGNMYFHLTGTNYFELIEDNQFIKYSRFWDQTLISENREVYRAEYLAYKVLHSAQEGNLELEIDEKKVNLSFDDLLIMDRKDLLNVIQKFMSMRYAEGYVKGVHDQDALIILNALLQQYQHAGLLKFSSEERALARYYWQVWENKEEKEKLSQQLKGAGVILQVFPDAKEFETIKNQLRVRLTTFVTQSEVSSKVNIESIVAYLFEELIQGDEFVVDGLAVDLVNKFDAELRGRKMQKAFEASVEAVHEEVRYQTIIRWLRAFISEDKSIYASFVNESALLLMLGADLKRNVHRVVLTEQLDGLSGTHNLIEDRKYTLDLHSFQRRLSLFGNVETQAFEEFQKVKVEMTESCAKDMRLNEFKPRVLSSFVRNQLIDKVYLRIIGDNFAKQIGSAGAGKRTDLMGMLLLISPPGYGKTTLMEYVSNRLGLIFMKINGPALGHDITSVDPSEAGNAGAKQELEKLNLAFEMGDNVMIYLDDIQHCNPEFLQKFISLCDGQRKIEGVYKGQPKTYDFRGKKVCVVMAGNPYTESGDKFQIPDMLANRADIYNLGDILGDADHEFKLSYLENCLTSNATMARLAGKSHKDVLSIIKIAETGQREGVEFEANHSAIEINEYVEVLKKLLKARDVILKVNMEYIRSAGIAEEYRTEPPFKLQGSYRDMNKMAEKIIPFMNDEELDTLIFSHYEREAQTLTSGAEANLLRFRELLDVLSAEEKERWNGIKDAFMKKQRFALAGGNQMGQMLEQIELIANSLNAMATGDRDSLNENINKNLN from the coding sequence ATGAAACAAGAAGACTTGAATCTTGAAAATAATGATTTACAGCTTGACGGAGGCACATATGAGATATTGAAGCAAAGGCTTCGAAAAGAGAATGAAAATTTGAGGGAAAAGCTTGGAAAGCTAAATGGAGATCGTAAAGGTGTTTTCGGGTCAATTGATTTGAGCTTGCTTGCTAACGAAAGAGTTTCTACAGAGTATAATTGCGTTCCAAGAGACATGTTCCCAGTCGGAGATCATTTTTTGTTTGGTTATAATATACACATGGGGCTAAAGACTGAAACTAAGCTCGAAGATGTGTTTAGCTTTTTTCAGTTTGAAAATGGGGAGTTTCATCAAAAAACTTTGGACCTAATCAATGATAAGGTATTCAAACAGGAGTTTAATAATTTATATAAATATTATAGGGATACATCCTTTGCTAAATTTGCTAAAATTGGGCAACACCTTCACATGGTTTTCCGCATAGGAGATAATGTGCAGGATATAAAGACATTTAAGTGGATGATTCATGATCATGCGCTAGAGTATGTTGATAGTCGTAGCGATCATGAGTTTAAGTTTCCAAGCCAACATGATTTTGAGTGGAAGCGAACTACAAGAGATGATTATTGTGAAGGAGAACACCCACACATATCAATAGAGGATGTGGTGTTTGTCGAAGCTGTAGGTGGGGATTTGACTATCAAGGTCGAAGACAATACGAAAGATGGCAAGGGAATCTATAATGAGCCTGTGAAGCTTGCGGAGCAGAGGCTGGAAGACTCAATTGTTGAGTATTCTTTGATTGATCACTTGGTAGTGATGAGGATAAAGCCTTATCAAGAAGATTTTAGATATTTTGTTTATAACAGCAAGCTTCAGGAAGTCAAGAGAATAGATACGATAGAAGAGTCTTGTATTTTATTGCCGGAAGGCCATGGCCTAATTTTTTCAGATGGATATTATTTGCAGACAGGAGAATTTAAGCAGTTTGAGCAGGATCTCGAGCATATGTTGTTTGAAAGATGTATTCCTTCTCCAAATGGCGAAGATTTTTTATATGTATTTTATAATAGAGAAAAGGGGGTTTATTTTCTTTTAAATTACAATTTGATCGAACAAAAAGTAGAGAACCCTACTTTGTGCAGTGGTTTTTCCATATTTGAAAATGGACAAATGTGTTTGTTCAAGACAGATAAGGAAGCTAAAAAGCATCATGTTGTTCAAATTTGGCAAACTCCTTTTATCGGTCCTGACTTTCAGATCAAAGGAAAAGACGACTCTTACCTTTATAGATTAGGGAATAAAGATATTGTAAGAGCTATGGCTGAATGTCATGCATTGATGGTATTGACAAGTCGTGAAGAAGCTTACAATGATTTGTATGTTGATATCATAAAGCTTAGCACGGATATCATAGATACTTATCACTGGCTTGACAGAGAGGAAGCTTATGATTTAAGCCAAGAACTTCATGGTATTAAATCAACGGCAGTTCAAGCGGTAGACGAGTATGAAAAGGTAAGGCAAATCAGGAAGAATACTCAGGATAAATTTGATGAAGTTACTAAGAAGGCAGACGAACTGATTCGTAAACTGAAAAGAGAAAATCCTCATGTTATTGATGATTTTGTTTCTTATTTGACCTCGTTGAGAACTGTAAGAGGTGAAGTGATTTCATTGAAAACTTTAAGGTATGTCAATGAAGTTGCGGTTGAAGAGTATGATAAAGAATTGGAAGACTTTACTAAGAACGTATCCAAATCTTGTGCTTCGTTTTTGCTTAAAGAAGATGCCTTAAATCCATATAAAGAGAAGGTTACGACGATAGATCAAGAAATTGAGAAAGTAGCCAAGGTAATCGATGCTAATAAGCAGGAAGAGAATATTGTCAAAGTTTCTTCTGAGTTGGAAATGCTAATCGAGATAGTGAGCAATCTGGATATAGAAGATGCGACAGAAACGACGCGAATTATTGATAGCATTTCTGAGATTTACGCTTCTTTTAACCAGATAAAAGCTAGTTTAAAGCGAAAAAGAAAGCAGTTACTAGGAGAGGAAGGAAAAGCAGAGTTCAATGCGCAGATAAAGCTGATCGATCAAGGAGTGGTTAATTATATTGATCTTTGTGATACTCCTGATAAGTGTGATGAGTATCTGACGAAATTGATGGTTCAGCTAGAAGAGCTCGAGGGGAAGTTCTCAGAGTTCGATGAGTTTATTGATACAATAAGTCAAAAAAGAGAAGAGCTTTACAATGCCTTTGAGAGTAAGAAAATAAGCTTGGTTGAAGCTCGAAATAGAAGAGCGAATACGCTTAATCAAGCGGCGGAGCGTATCATCAAATCAGTAAGAAGCAGAGTTTCGAGATTTGATGACGTTAATGAGATTAATGGTTATTTCGCTTCAGATTTAATGGTTGATAAGCTTAGGGGTATTGTTAAAGAGCTTGAAGAATTAGGTGATACTGTTAAGTCTGATGATATACAGAGTAAGCTTAAGTCTGTAAAAGAAGAGAGTATTCGCCAGCTGAAAGATAAGTCGGAATTATTTGCTGAAGGCGAGAACCTTATTCAGTTAGGAAATCATAAGTTTACAGTCAATACTCAAGGGCTTGGATTGACGATGGTTCATAAGGATGGGAATATGTATTTTCATTTGACTGGAACCAATTATTTCGAATTGATTGAAGATAATCAATTTATCAAATACAGTAGATTCTGGGATCAGACATTAATTTCTGAAAACAGAGAAGTCTATCGAGCTGAATATTTAGCATATAAGGTTCTTCATTCTGCGCAAGAAGGTAATTTAGAGCTTGAAATAGACGAAAAGAAAGTTAATCTGTCTTTTGATGATCTTCTCATTATGGATAGAAAGGATTTGTTGAATGTAATTCAAAAATTCATGTCTATGAGATATGCTGAAGGTTATGTCAAAGGAGTGCATGATCAGGATGCTTTGATAATACTGAATGCTTTATTACAACAGTATCAGCATGCGGGGCTCTTGAAGTTTAGTTCTGAAGAAAGAGCTTTGGCGAGATACTATTGGCAGGTTTGGGAAAATAAAGAAGAAAAGGAAAAGCTTTCACAGCAGTTGAAAGGTGCTGGAGTGATTTTGCAAGTATTTCCGGATGCAAAAGAGTTTGAAACAATAAAGAATCAGTTAAGAGTCAGGTTAACAACTTTTGTTACTCAATCCGAAGTGTCTTCAAAGGTCAATATTGAAAGTATTGTAGCTTATCTATTCGAAGAGTTGATACAGGGTGATGAATTTGTTGTTGATGGACTTGCTGTTGATTTGGTTAATAAATTTGATGCGGAACTTCGTGGGCGAAAAATGCAAAAGGCTTTTGAAGCAAGCGTAGAAGCAGTTCATGAAGAAGTTCGATATCAGACAATAATCAGATGGCTAAGAGCTTTTATTTCTGAAGACAAATCAATATATGCGAGTTTTGTCAATGAGTCGGCATTGTTGCTGATGCTTGGAGCTGATCTGAAAAGAAATGTGCATAGAGTTGTGCTTACTGAGCAATTAGACGGATTGTCGGGGACGCATAATTTGATTGAAGATAGAAAATACACACTCGATCTTCATAGTTTTCAGCGAAGATTATCATTGTTTGGAAATGTTGAAACACAAGCTTTCGAAGAGTTTCAAAAAGTAAAAGTTGAAATGACTGAAAGTTGTGCTAAAGACATGAGGTTAAATGAATTTAAGCCGAGAGTATTGAGCTCATTTGTTCGTAATCAATTGATCGATAAAGTTTATTTAAGAATAATCGGTGATAATTTTGCCAAGCAAATAGGTTCTGCAGGTGCAGGAAAGCGAACAGACTTGATGGGTATGTTGCTCTTGATTTCTCCTCCGGGATACGGTAAGACAACTTTGATGGAATATGTTTCTAATCGCTTAGGCCTTATTTTTATGAAAATTAACGGACCAGCGCTAGGGCATGATATCACTTCAGTAGACCCTTCTGAAGCAGGAAATGCCGGGGCGAAGCAGGAATTGGAAAAATTGAATCTTGCTTTTGAAATGGGAGATAATGTGATGATTTATCTTGATGATATTCAACATTGTAATCCTGAGTTTTTGCAGAAATTTATATCATTGTGTGATGGTCAGAGAAAAATAGAAGGAGTTTATAAAGGTCAGCCAAAGACTTATGATTTCAGAGGAAAGAAAGTCTGCGTAGTAATGGCTGGTAATCCATATACAGAAAGCGGAGATAAATTCCAGATTCCGGATATGTTGGCAAACAGAGCTGATATATATAATCTTGGTGATATATTGGGAGATGCTGATCACGAATTTAAGCTTTCTTATCTGGAAAATTGTCTGACTTCCAATGCTACTATGGCGCGTCTTGCAGGCAAAAGTCATAAAGATGTACTGTCGATTATCAAAATTGCAGAAACAGGGCAAAGAGAAGGAGTTGAGTTCGAAGCGAATCATTCGGCTATAGAAATCAACGAATATGTCGAAGTATTAAAGAAGCTGTTAAAAGCAAGAGATGTAATTCTGAAAGTTAATATGGAATATATTCGTTCGGCTGGAATTGCAGAAGAATATCGCACTGAGCCTCCATTCAAACTTCAAGGTTCTTATCGTGATATGAATAAGATGGCTGAGAAAATTATTCCATTTATGAATGATGAGGAATTGGATACTTTGATCTTCTCACATTATGAAAGAGAAGCTCAGACTTTGACGAGTGGAGCAGAGGCTAATTTGTTGCGTTTTAGAGAGCTTTTGGATGTTTTGAGTGCAGAAGAGAAAGAACGTTGGAATGGAATAAAAGACGCTTTTATGAAAAAGCAACGATTTGCTCTGGCTGGAGGAAATCAAATGGGGCAAATGCTTGAGCAGATTGAGTTGATAGCTAATAGCCTGAATGCGATGGCGACAGGTGATCGTGATTCGCTAAATGAAAATATAAATAAAAACCTAAACTAA
- a CDS encoding SPFH domain-containing protein, with the protein MLESLYESMVFVIISGVAFVLLFIAAVLVKMYNKAAQGEVLVRTGGLGGADTKPKVSSSGLFSVPVIHRLEKMDIRVKTITISRTGSEGLICKDNMRADIKVTFFVRVNVDKVAEVAKSIGCDRASDPETLRQLYEPKFAEALKTVGKQFEFVQLYTSRKEFNQAIVNIIGTDLNGYKLEDCAIDFLEQTPVRDLDENNILDAEGIKKIIALTSTQKIQSNEVEREKEKTIKQQDVEARETILNLDKQRVEAEERQRREIESLKAREHAEVDRIREEERLKAEKARIATEEQIQIAEENRMREVVVAEKNKERTEAVENERVQQAQLLEATEKERIVELARIEKQRAIEQEQKNIQDVIRERVSVEKAVVEEQEKIKDTQAYAEAERSKAVALTNAERDAEAALVKKIKEAEAAKEASKLEGEKIQIDAKSREVAAVHEAEATKTLAEASASEAAAIGMAEAQVMEAKAEAREKEAAAEALAVESKALAEAKGVEATAIAEAKGTEAIAIADAKGIEVKGAAQAEADKQVGAVAADVERQKGLAQAEVIETQASANEKQGLVEAKIMTEKLTAEAEGIRQKADAMKVLDPSSVAHEEFRLRLEQAKEIEMARILAGKEVAASQASVLAEALKSSNIDIVGGESMFFDKLTSAITTGKAVDKALDNSTVLTEVKDTFFNGKDGNHFKENFKDFIDQFGVSSEDLRNLSISALLFKLTQQAEDEGSLNMLKNLQQLSKVMGVEEKTPASLGLN; encoded by the coding sequence ATGTTAGAATCATTATATGAATCAATGGTATTCGTGATAATTAGCGGAGTAGCCTTTGTTCTACTTTTTATTGCTGCTGTTTTAGTTAAAATGTATAATAAGGCCGCTCAAGGAGAAGTTTTAGTTAGAACGGGTGGTTTAGGAGGTGCTGATACAAAACCTAAAGTATCTTCATCGGGCTTGTTTTCAGTGCCTGTTATTCATAGGTTGGAGAAAATGGATATTCGTGTGAAGACAATCACTATCTCGCGTACAGGCTCAGAAGGCTTGATCTGTAAGGACAACATGAGAGCGGATATTAAGGTGACATTTTTTGTGAGAGTGAATGTTGATAAGGTTGCTGAAGTAGCAAAGTCAATTGGTTGCGACAGAGCTTCAGACCCTGAGACATTAAGACAATTATATGAACCGAAGTTTGCTGAGGCTTTAAAAACGGTTGGTAAGCAATTTGAATTTGTTCAGCTTTATACTTCACGTAAAGAATTTAATCAAGCTATTGTAAATATTATCGGTACGGATTTGAATGGTTATAAGCTTGAGGACTGTGCGATTGATTTTCTAGAACAAACTCCAGTAAGGGATTTGGATGAGAATAACATTTTGGATGCGGAAGGTATCAAAAAGATTATTGCATTGACATCTACGCAAAAGATTCAATCCAATGAAGTGGAGAGAGAAAAAGAAAAGACAATAAAGCAGCAGGATGTTGAGGCTCGAGAGACTATTTTGAATCTTGATAAACAAAGAGTCGAAGCTGAGGAAAGGCAAAGAAGAGAAATTGAGTCGCTTAAAGCTAGAGAACATGCCGAGGTGGACAGAATCAGAGAAGAGGAACGCCTGAAAGCAGAAAAAGCAAGAATAGCTACCGAAGAGCAAATTCAAATCGCTGAAGAGAATAGAATGCGCGAAGTTGTAGTAGCAGAAAAAAACAAAGAGAGAACCGAAGCAGTGGAAAATGAAAGGGTTCAACAAGCTCAATTGTTGGAAGCTACGGAGAAGGAAAGAATTGTAGAGCTTGCTCGTATTGAAAAGCAAAGAGCTATAGAACAAGAGCAAAAGAATATTCAAGATGTAATTAGAGAAAGAGTATCTGTAGAAAAGGCTGTTGTTGAAGAACAGGAGAAGATCAAAGACACGCAAGCTTATGCGGAAGCGGAAAGAAGCAAGGCAGTGGCTTTGACTAATGCTGAAAGGGATGCTGAAGCTGCTCTCGTAAAGAAAATCAAGGAAGCAGAGGCTGCTAAAGAAGCATCGAAACTTGAAGGTGAAAAAATTCAGATAGATGCTAAGAGTAGGGAAGTAGCGGCTGTTCATGAAGCTGAAGCAACTAAGACATTGGCGGAAGCATCAGCGTCTGAAGCAGCGGCTATAGGTATGGCTGAGGCTCAAGTGATGGAAGCTAAGGCAGAGGCGAGAGAAAAAGAAGCTGCTGCGGAAGCATTGGCTGTAGAATCAAAAGCATTGGCTGAAGCTAAAGGAGTGGAAGCAACGGCGATAGCAGAGGCTAAAGGAACTGAAGCGATAGCAATAGCAGACGCTAAGGGGATAGAAGTGAAAGGAGCTGCTCAGGCAGAGGCTGATAAGCAAGTTGGAGCCGTGGCAGCTGATGTGGAAAGACAAAAAGGTTTAGCTCAAGCTGAAGTGATAGAGACGCAAGCATCCGCTAATGAGAAGCAAGGCCTTGTGGAAGCTAAAATTATGACAGAAAAGCTTACTGCTGAGGCGGAAGGTATACGTCAGAAAGCTGATGCAATGAAAGTTCTTGATCCATCAAGTGTTGCGCATGAAGAGTTTAGATTGCGTCTTGAGCAAGCTAAGGAAATCGAAATGGCTCGTATATTGGCTGGTAAGGAAGTTGCGGCTTCTCAAGCATCTGTATTGGCTGAAGCGCTTAAGTCTTCGAATATCGATATAGTAGGTGGAGAGTCAATGTTCTTTGATAAGCTTACAAGCGCTATTACAACAGGAAAAGCAGTTGATAAAGCTTTGGATAATAGTACTGTTTTAACGGAAGTTAAAGACACTTTCTTTAATGGTAAAGATGGAAATCATTTTAAAGAAAACTTCAAAGATTTTATTGATCAATTTGGCGTAAGTTCTGAGGATTTAAGAAATCTATCAATTTCAGCATTATTATTCAAGTTAACGCAACAGGCGGAAGATGAAGGCTCGTTAAACATGCTTAAAAATCTTCAACAACTATCGAAAGTGATGGGAGTTGAGGAAAAGACTCCGGCAAGCTTAGGTTTGAATTAA
- a CDS encoding OB-fold-containig protein codes for MIELLQEAVKGANIIPTFLLVFVLMYGMIAFMGLIDFDTIDFDLDVDADADIDMDADVDADAEGGLSGVSGFLSYFNIGRMPIMIYLFFVVFPMWVMSILINHLLGIESFWLGLILLLPIIFVSLFFAKYACIPVAKLWEGLDGTIDTNFEGKTCTVLYDAKGDLLSQAEMEWAGDKVRLNVKALQGKHISEGDQAVIIEHVEDQDFYYVETLHLNV; via the coding sequence ATGATTGAACTATTACAGGAAGCGGTGAAGGGAGCTAATATTATCCCTACTTTTTTGTTGGTTTTTGTGTTGATGTATGGTATGATCGCCTTTATGGGTTTGATTGATTTTGATACCATTGACTTTGATTTAGACGTTGATGCTGATGCTGACATAGATATGGATGCTGATGTTGATGCTGATGCTGAGGGCGGCTTGAGCGGAGTATCAGGATTTCTTTCTTATTTCAATATAGGCAGAATGCCTATTATGATTTATCTTTTTTTTGTCGTATTCCCAATGTGGGTAATGTCGATATTGATTAATCATTTATTGGGTATAGAATCATTTTGGCTAGGCTTGATTTTATTATTGCCTATTATTTTTGTCTCGTTGTTTTTTGCAAAATACGCTTGTATTCCAGTCGCTAAATTATGGGAAGGCTTGGATGGTACTATCGATACCAACTTTGAAGGAAAAACTTGTACTGTCTTATATGATGCTAAAGGAGATCTTTTAAGTCAAGCTGAGATGGAATGGGCTGGAGACAAGGTCCGGTTGAATGTTAAAGCGCTTCAAGGAAAACATATTTCTGAAGGAGATCAAGCTGTGATCATTGAGCATGTGGAAGATCAAGATTTTTATTATGTAGAGACACTACATTTAAATGTATAA
- the rpsA gene encoding 30S ribosomal protein S1, with product MANSPEDFNWDELEQGGFGDSYSSENREELEKMYEATLSQIEEKEVVKATVVAINDRDVVLNIGFKSDGLVSSTEFRDLPDLKIGDEVEVYIEEQENAQGQLVLSRRKAKIVKAWEQIQGALDNDSVIEGVVKRRTKGGLIVDIYGVEAFLPGSQIDVKPIRDFDVFVGKKMEVKVVKINYTNDNVVVSHKVLIEKDLEKQKAEILNNLEKGQVLEGVIKNMTNFGVFIDLGGVDGLLHITDISWGRINHPEEVLQLDQKVNVVVLDFDDQKKRISLGMKQLTPHPWDSLPEDLQVGSKVTGKIVNVADYGAFLEIMPGVEGLIHVSEMSWSQHLRNPQDFIKIGDALEAVVLTLDRDERKMSLGIKQLTEDPWTKGDVLTKYAVGTKHQGVVRNLTNFGLFIELEEGIDGLVHVSDLSWTKKIKHPSEFVKVGENLDVQVLELDVENRRLALGHKQLEENPWDTFESIFTRGSVHKATILSKNDKGAVLELPYGIEGFALTKTLNKEEGGQAGVGEALDFKVVEFNKDEKRIVLSHTATYQEDEVEVKKKAPKKKAAANKTAADVEKDTLGDLDALTALKQKMENDGESK from the coding sequence ATGGCAAATTCACCAGAAGATTTTAACTGGGATGAACTAGAACAAGGTGGTTTCGGCGATTCTTATTCATCTGAAAACAGAGAAGAATTAGAAAAAATGTACGAAGCTACACTTTCTCAAATCGAAGAGAAAGAAGTAGTAAAAGCAACGGTAGTTGCAATCAATGATCGTGATGTTGTTTTGAACATTGGTTTCAAATCCGACGGTCTAGTTTCTTCAACTGAATTCCGTGATCTTCCTGATTTGAAGATCGGTGACGAAGTGGAAGTTTACATCGAAGAGCAAGAGAACGCTCAAGGACAATTGGTATTGTCAAGAAGAAAAGCTAAGATCGTTAAAGCTTGGGAGCAAATCCAAGGAGCTCTTGATAATGACTCTGTAATCGAAGGAGTTGTTAAAAGAAGAACTAAAGGTGGTCTTATCGTGGATATCTACGGTGTTGAAGCATTCTTGCCAGGTTCTCAAATCGATGTTAAGCCAATCAGAGACTTTGATGTATTTGTTGGTAAGAAAATGGAAGTTAAGGTAGTTAAGATTAACTACACTAACGATAACGTTGTAGTTTCTCACAAAGTTCTTATCGAGAAAGATCTTGAGAAGCAAAAAGCAGAGATTCTTAATAACCTTGAGAAAGGTCAAGTTCTTGAAGGTGTTATCAAGAATATGACTAATTTCGGTGTGTTTATCGATCTTGGTGGTGTTGATGGTCTATTGCACATCACTGATATTTCTTGGGGAAGAATCAATCATCCAGAAGAAGTTCTTCAGTTGGATCAAAAAGTGAACGTTGTAGTTCTTGATTTTGATGATCAAAAGAAGAGAATTTCTCTAGGTATGAAGCAATTGACTCCTCATCCATGGGATTCACTTCCAGAAGATCTTCAAGTTGGTTCTAAAGTAACAGGTAAGATTGTTAATGTTGCTGATTACGGTGCTTTCTTGGAAATCATGCCAGGTGTTGAAGGATTGATTCACGTTTCTGAAATGTCTTGGTCGCAGCACTTGAGAAATCCACAAGATTTCATCAAGATAGGTGATGCGCTTGAAGCAGTTGTTCTTACTTTAGACCGTGACGAAAGAAAAATGTCACTAGGTATCAAGCAATTGACTGAAGATCCTTGGACTAAAGGTGATGTATTGACTAAGTATGCTGTTGGTACTAAGCACCAAGGTGTTGTTAGAAACTTGACTAACTTCGGTTTGTTCATCGAGCTTGAAGAAGGTATCGACGGTCTAGTTCACGTTTCTGATTTGTCTTGGACTAAGAAGATCAAGCATCCGTCAGAGTTTGTGAAAGTAGGAGAGAACTTGGATGTTCAAGTGTTGGAGTTGGATGTTGAAAACAGAAGACTTGCTCTAGGGCATAAGCAACTTGAAGAAAATCCTTGGGATACTTTCGAGTCTATCTTCACAAGAGGATCTGTTCATAAAGCTACAATCTTGAGTAAAAACGATAAAGGAGCTGTTCTTGAGTTGCCATATGGCATCGAAGGATTTGCTTTGACTAAGACGTTGAACAAAGAAGAAGGCGGGCAAGCAGGTGTTGGTGAAGCATTGGATTTCAAAGTTGTTGAATTCAACAAGGATGAGAAGAGAATCGTTCTTTCTCACACAGCTACATACCAAGAGGATGAAGTTGAAGTGAAGAAGAAGGCTCCTAAGAAGAAAGCTGCTGCTAACAAAACTGCTGCTGATGTAGAGAAAGATACTCTAGGGGATCTTGATGCATTGACAGCGTTGAAGCAAAAAATGGAAAATGATGGCGAGTCTAAATAA